aaggaaattggACAGTCTACCAAGGCTCAGTTGATCAATGATGTTTCCAAGTTTGATAATGAATATGAGCTTGACATtatgaagaagatcaaCTCACTTAACGAagaaaagttcaaaaacttGAGAAGGTTGATGCCAATCAGTAGAGCAAAGATCCAGTGGGGTAGAGCCATTGGCAATTATAAACTTGGACAGGATGTTGCAGGCGGTAGACATTAAGATAATCACAAGTTAGCATTAcaatacaaacaaatatatacataaacatatatatatatatatgtaaCCGAGCCCATTAGTTTCTAGAAAAGATATTTTAAGGAATAGTATATGATTAAAAATATTAAGAAAGCTATACCGACCATTTTTATAACTTTGGGATTGGTTCGGATAACGTGTGTGAGTTTGGCGCTTGTTGCTTTAATACTATCGGATAACGCTGAAAATTGGTTTGATAATGAATTAAGCTGTGAATTGTCTTCTTGAGCATAGTTATTGATGTCATTGGCAATGTTTTTAAAGATGGAGACCTTATTAGCTAGGGCATGGAATTGGTCATCGTTAGACTGTTCGTATTGTGCAGCTCGGGACATTTCAAGAGAATTGGGGGTTTGATATCGTGTAGTGGTCTGTGAGATTGTTGAGATGGTATGGCAATTACGTTGGTCATCTCAGTTACATATGTAAATCATTATTGTTGCAGCACCCTTTTTGACATGCGATTTTCATGTTAGCGAGGATACTCGGTCAAACTCAGCCTTGGCAAATAAGCAACTAGGGAAGACATGGAGTACAGCCGATGGCTACAGAAAACAGCCTGAAGATAACGATATAAAGTACAACGACGCCACCACTGGAAACTacagaagaaaacaatcaagagacaaaagaaaaatacaaaatatCAGTAATGAAGTTGGTCGCATGATGTATAACTGCTCCATAAATGAGACCGGCGAGTCTCGAAGACAGCTATTTCTCAAACGCAAATTATCGGTCATCAtttagagaagaaaaaagataaaGCTGACTATAAGTACCAGATAAATAAGATCCTTCTTATTGTATCTCGTGTCCACTTGTTGCAATAGCAGGACATACAACTGCTTGGTGAATGATTCTTCGCCTCCCTAATCTGAAGGAGAATGCTCACTATTTATACGATGCCAAAGAGAACAAgcaaaaagagaaaatcaacTCATTCGCGCATCTCTTTGAGGGTTTTATAGTATCACGTGCTTTTTATGAGGGCTAAACTTTTGTACATTTTTACCCCTGCGCACCGCACACGGAATTTTGATGCTGATTTTCCCCTCACATTTTTCGATGGCCCCTCGAATGGGGAGTGTCCCCTCCAGGGGGCGGAGA
The Pichia kudriavzevii chromosome 2, complete sequence DNA segment above includes these coding regions:
- a CDS encoding uncharacterized protein (PKUD0B02620; similar to Saccharomyces cerevisiae YKL006C-A (SFT1); ancestral locus Anc_2.504), producing MSRAAQYEQSNDDQFHALANKVSIFKNIANDINNYAQEDNSQLNSLSNQFSALSDSIKATSAKLTHVIRTNPKVIKMVGIAFLIFLIIYYSLKYLF